The region aaagatctgaaaccattcagtgtgacaaatatgaaataatcgAGGAAATCAAGGAAAGGGACAAAttctttttcatggcactggaTGTGTACAACATTGTATCAAGGCCTGGgcctgtattcacaaagcatcAGAGAGTTGGGTGCGGATATGGGATCAGGTTTCCCTTGTTCATATCCAAGCCCTACTCATTATGAACTTGTCCGAGATCTGCATTCCTGTggaatgctttatgaatatggggTCTGGATTACATGTGCCTACATGTttctttaactttgacttgaaATATGATGGATTTTGGATGTTACAGAGTCGTTTTGCGTTTTACATTTATGAGTTCTGGGGTGCTTGTTAAGGTCAATGGAAACATCCACACAGGGGGTTGTAACTTGGTTATGAATGGGTcattcagcaagacaatgatcccaaacgtTGTAGGGTTTAAACCAACAGTTAGTGTAATGACTATGACTATGTGCCATTGTAGGTGCAAGAGGAATATTGGGAGCATAGTGCTTTAGGTACCAAACTAGATTTGAGGGTGTAGTGTTAAATGTAGTATGTCTAATGATAATCAATACAGGGTACGTGCTTAGCTTAACATTTAGGGAAGAGACAAAGTTTTCAGAGTTAGCTTACAATGCCATTGTGCTGAATTCactatatttttactgaagcaatttggcTTGGTACCTTGGGCAAAATAGCAAGTGCACAACAACAGCTAACCTGAAAACAGGTAGCCAGCTCACAAAAACAGATAACTTTTGATGTTAGTGCTCTCTCTTATCAATTTATTATCCTCCATAGTTTGGGCTTTAAATAGTTAATTTTAGCGAcgttctgaaaatgaatgggagcaAAGCGGGTGCCTGACAACTGTGAGTTAACAGGAGCAGGGGCAGCTAatgttgctagtattcatgctatgcaaatacaatggggtaggctccacaaaattgcTTGTgatataccaaagtgaaatatcactTTAAGCTcatagcgcaaagcccctaatggtcggcacgccggcgtgccgagattactaaactcagacattcggtgctactgcaaccaaagtatgagttaagaacagaaacgcattgttttagtttcattagtagacgatacaggacaactatgccgaatacggagtttcgcagtgccaccattgacgctctggtcgttcatttaacacgcaccccctccctgcagtctctaGAAAACATCTTcgaatttataaaaatattctttcaccactaaaaaatcgtattccgtcatagcaacaagataaacccgacaatagccctaagattgagatggcaggtatgccatcccgccaagttacgccttggcaggggCATGCcacatacctatacagcactgagagtttggcacttttcagggttctccacagaaataactacaacagccacagacactcagcccttaaaaacattgaaTTCTGTAAATTCTCACTCCAtctcaacagacagaattcataaacaacttcacatgtccatacaataaagccccaaactaaggggattttgcgttttctccttcttcttcttctttcttcttcttcttcttcttcttatttttcctgccgcctatcccactaacaacatgtctccccatatGACACTTTAcctacaccagccaaatcttcacctacacgacccaatcaaaaactcgcatacacacgcaaaatacccatgccttcttattctgaaacatttccagtttaaacagctagtctgttgtggcctagtgggcaaggttacagtcttggaaACACGGGGTCCTGGGTCCAAGTCCAGCTAGGGACACGTTTCtgtaacctgcttttaccctcactaataattgtctattacttctcaattattgcttttgcaccatatctacccgccattcaccgaacgtatactgcattatgacataccgtctgcacattcagttattaaccggctacaacaTTTCAAAGCcttatggattcaacgggagctcttctgtgctgactggcctgtgttcttctttaaaaccacggacaggtttgctaatgatatttcacacattgcatagctatgtcatggtgctgcactaacaaagtcacagacaggtaaacctccggttgaaggattgaatcccgcctcgcccgcGGGCAggtaatttcctcttttacactaacgttttcttacgcttttatattttctttaccaaaactcactcacggccactcatatgcatttcatgatggcaaatgtattccttttattaaaaagttacaccagttcaccactgtgccatttctactaactatatttcttcacttggctactgtacaaaaccttcttatcagcaaacgccacgtttctacattcatgttatctcgtcctgttctctatctagccacatacacacagttactacgtatgtatgttctgcacctccccattaaaacattacatttaaaatcatgactcactcataattgtAACTACTACCGAACATGAGAAAGCACATCCATGCAATTGATCTCACACGTAACTTAACCCTCCATGTTAATGACTAATGTTATATatagactgttatatatacgaTTTGATAAGGAAAGtcagctcgctcatggtcacttcatttacttcgcactatagtctgtgatcatgtcaaccttcacctacatgcccattctgctaaaaacgtattgtttcaactacgcaatttcatcatttatcctaatttatctcacactgttgttattttctcatatgcaaagcctgctgggacatatgggtctgctcctattctccactatcaagttttctggttctagcttagcaaagcagcgaagaggattcctacctgcagataagcctatcaaaatgccttataaaccttacaaacactataagtgcatctccacgaaataacagacaacggagcaggacagaagggtacacaagttgcgacctagggagttctaattctacgggcttgttgattcttttgtcaatcaaagttcgttggatggccgtctaatccgtgagtacatacactggccatatttcacctgcgtttccgATGCGTTTAtgcttacgccaccgcacccttctgaactgttttacatatatagcaaaccaaaactgctaaacggtacacgctcatcagactgtacaaattcacacaacgatagccataatccacaaccgtttcttacaaggttactttgcatttctcactctcataataaaacgctttgcaaaaagaaatgatatctcataaaaaacgttttcaacatacaaaaatgccaagttactcacacacacaagacatacaccgtctataactcattcattcacactgccaaaatccaggcctgccattaaaagtattgatatcaaaatgacgccaagttacggcactagaaacaatataggctatcttgcctcaccaaaattaaataagatgtattccaaagcaatgctacccaatatttcttcaattctttcaagtcacttggccctgtgtgtataagcatgtagtacatggacaggccaaacatatgtgtagATGGCTTTCTCatagtcaagattgattgaataggcgtctatatgtccagtttgtattggtatgtatgtatttcactGCCCAGCGTTtttgttgcgtgaatgattgtatgtttcttggtataaatgcctgttcgtaaatgtgaatgtaacatgctgcgagggaaatgtccccatggggataaagaagttctctatgtatgtatgtacaatatatatttcacatgcagtatttattgtacgtagcaaatatacaataactttttagtacagtctggcttgattgacaatcaCTGCTTAGTTTTTACCAATCATTGgttacactgcttagtttttgcttcatacatctatagtagttctgcatatccacatTAGATTTTATGATGGTCAAGActtttttgatccagcacatgtacagtttaacctgctgtatatatgcaatctctcagtatttcattgcaaactaaaaaagtgcaaattcatttttgattttttgtctagacaattgcatttgtggcactttatttcttccaaaattatgtatataaactaatctgcattagtagaaagtgtaaattgtacaaatgtcttgcttcatttaagccatttttcaagtctctgtgatgtgtgttcacatctggagttataaagctttaaatagagtaccccctaaatgggcaaggattggcaagattaggcatgtgcgctaaggggttaagtaACTGAACTTTGTAACTTTGCCAGTTCCAATCCCACCCTTTCCTGTATCATGCAATGGTGAGGGGCATTTGGGTGAACAAGCAGCAGATACATTCCAAGTATCTGTAATTCAGTTTATGCTGATCACAGAAAGTTGCGCAATTTAATCCTCCCTCCCAGTCTCCTCCTTCTTTGTGTGTCTATAAAATGGATTGGTCCGTCTCGCATTGCACATTGCTGTTCCAACTTCATCTATTTGACCAGCTGCACCATCCACAGCCTGTGAGTGTCACCCCTAATCCTTTTCATCTCTTCAGACCTGTCTCTTATCTTTTGATTGCTTCTGCTATTAAATATTTTGCCAATTATTTCAACctaattgattttttatttattgcagaaGCATTTGGCATTTTCATTGTCTAGGAAAATCATTTGAGAAGAATTTGAAATTATGGTAGTTACTGCACAGTATCTTCTGTCAAAGCTCCTTTTCAACATCAACTATaatttatgtattaaaaaatatattaatcattaatcaaCATCTGcagacaaggaaaaaaaaacacaatactgTCTTTGCAGAGCTATGAGCAGAAACTTCTTGTCCGTGAATGAAGAACTCCGCAAGGGAGATTATTTGGTCTCCAATAACCGAGAGTTCAAAGCTGTGTTCCAGGTAAGTAACCTGCAAGAGTACAAAGAAGGTGACAGAGAGTTATAGGGGCCCACAGTGAACTATGGTGATTCTTCTGGTGGTGGGCATCCAGAGTAACAGATTCACAGATAGATTATTAACACCTGAAGTAACTGTAattacatattcatttattatagaattatttttgacattctgtgacaaaaacaacatattCAGACAGCCATAGACAGGAATCTGGAAACATCAGTTGTCCACTCACAAGCTCTACATAATAGGAACTTTGTTCCTAAAGTTACAAAATGTAGCTCCTAATTTTGGTATTGATGGAACTTGCCAGATGGTAttcaattgcatttatatatatatgtcagtTATTTATATAATGACTACACCATGGGCAATTAATATTGTAAAAAGGTAAGACAGGTGGCTGCCTTGGAGTGCATCCTCCCAAATTGGTGGGGAACACAGTTGCGATGGAATTAGCTTGTAATTATGGTTGCACATAACCATTTGGAGATAAAGAAGCAgggattaaaatgaataaaactttCTATATTCTAGTAAGTCCAAAATTGTCACAAATTTTGTACTTTTAGTGCTAATTTATGGAAATTATTTGGACTATTACAtgactaaaatgtaaatatgtttagGTTGATAGCGTTTGGCATAAAAGCTTCTATACCTCAAACAATCTATCTCCACAGGAGGATGGCAACTTTGTCATCTATGGCTGGAAGCCCACCTGGGCTTCTGATACGTTCTCATCAGAACCCTACCGTTTATGTATGCAGAAAGACTGCAATTTAGTCATGTATACGAAGAACGACCGTGCCATATGGCACACTAAGTCCAACCGATGCTCCTGCAACACGTGCCGCCTCTACCTAAAGGATGATGGAACCCTGGTGGTGGCAAGTGAGGGTCAGGATGTCTGGTCCTCTGCAAACTCCAAAGGCACGAAATGAAGTGACAAGCTTCATCTTCCCCTGGGGGCACCACGTCACTGTATATCCGCATGTGACAAATGTGTAGTGTGCTTCACTTTGTAGACATTTTCCATGTATGTGTCCAGTAAAGGAAGTCAACAAAccataaaagtttttttgtgcattattgCAGGGTTGCTAAAAGAAATAGACTGTAGCACAACCTGTTGTTctagttttcattttatttgtgtcatttcGGGTATTTTTTATGGAGTAGTGGTTacaattatttgcattattaataaaaaggaacaaaaagcTTGCAcaacataatataataatgagCTATATTCAAGGCtcaataagaaaataatataaaatataaaaataaaattttccatttgtttgagCATGCAATATAGCTAATTACCTTACCTTaaattttatacagccttttttgCTCAGATTTTGGCAATCATTTTGGAAGGCACTGTATATGACAAACAATGTACTACAACTTAGCATTCCaactttgaaatgaaattaaacattttataaagaCATTCCAGAAATAAATAAGGCTAGAGTACAAAATTGCATATATAGTGACAGAAGTACtgttgttttggtttcttttttcaaaagctGTAACACAGAGCTGACTAATACTGACAAATCAAATTTACCGGCATCAGTCACAGAATCTTCAGTCTGAAAGcaaaatgtatgaatgaatgaattaaatttttatcaTAACTAATAATAGTTCCTTTTCATCCAATGTTGTTGAGGGTTTGAAACTAAAGggcattcattcattaaacagGCAGTGTATCATCAGCTAATTGAAGAACAGAACAACAACCTTATGTGTTCACAGGAGAAGAGAGGATTGAGACACCTCACTCATGAGTCATTGAGTTGCACAAGTGAGCCCCTGCTCCCAGCAAACAAGTTTGATGATCCCAGTTAGGAGTTCATGTGGCACACCCCATTCCAGTATAGCACTGACAGT is a window of Anguilla anguilla isolate fAngAng1 chromosome 13, fAngAng1.pri, whole genome shotgun sequence DNA encoding:
- the LOC118210834 gene encoding mannose-specific lectin-like: MSRNFLSVNEELRKGDYLVSNNREFKAVFQEDGNFVIYGWKPTWASDTFSSEPYRLCMQKDCNLVMYTKNDRAIWHTKSNRCSCNTCRLYLKDDGTLVVASEGQDVWSSANSKGTK